From Pelotomaculum schinkii, the proteins below share one genomic window:
- a CDS encoding CpsD/CapB family tyrosine-protein kinase has product MSRSDGKERKLFSHIRPKSAIAEAFRTLRTNISFSSSSGLNRTILVTSPGPEDGKSTVTSNLGVVIAQAESRVLIVDCDLRKPVMHKYFDLDNRVGLTNLLVQDLALDEAVNATGVEGLHVITSGPIPPNPSELLGSAKMAEILARVSAEYDVALLDAPPVIAVTDAALLAPMADSVLLVLKSGSSRIEMARAARDQLQKANAKSIGVVLNEARMHGDGNYYYYYGAKDAPSEEKQAAEP; this is encoded by the coding sequence ATGTCTAGAAGCGACGGGAAGGAAAGAAAGCTTTTCTCGCATATCCGGCCCAAATCGGCAATAGCGGAGGCGTTCCGGACCCTGCGGACCAATATATCTTTTTCCTCTTCCAGTGGACTGAACAGGACGATCCTGGTCACCAGCCCCGGCCCGGAGGACGGCAAGTCCACGGTTACCTCCAACCTGGGGGTGGTTATAGCGCAGGCCGAAAGCCGCGTCCTGATCGTCGACTGCGACCTGCGAAAACCTGTGATGCACAAGTATTTTGACCTGGACAACCGCGTCGGGCTCACCAACCTGCTGGTCCAGGACCTGGCTTTGGACGAGGCCGTCAACGCCACCGGGGTGGAAGGGCTCCACGTGATCACCAGCGGCCCGATCCCGCCCAATCCGTCGGAGCTGCTGGGCTCCGCCAAAATGGCCGAGATCCTGGCCCGGGTATCGGCGGAGTACGACGTGGCTCTGCTTGACGCGCCGCCGGTGATCGCCGTGACCGACGCCGCCCTGCTGGCGCCCATGGCCGACAGCGTGCTCCTGGTGCTCAAGTCCGGCTCATCGCGCATCGAAATGGCCCGGGCGGCCAGGGACCAGCTGCAGAAAGCCAACGCCAAAAGCATCGGCGTGGTGCTGAACGAAGCCCGTATGCACGGCGACGGCAACTACTATTATTACTACGGCGCCAAAGACGCCCCCTCCGAGGAAAAACAGGCCGCAGAGCCCTGA
- a CDS encoding Wzz/FepE/Etk N-terminal domain-containing protein, translating into MPNQNTPAGIDGQEIDLRVYIQLLKKRRALVVLLPLLAALVSAILSFFVLKPVYEAKTVLLVTQAADKLQTTTRSNDPDDLLNTVSRIPVLTMNTYVGQVKSDELMRRVIEQMGLEPYGFTPRSLAQQVKASSAKDSYLLEVSVSNHDPQLAVDIANTLSKEFIGSITERNQEVMDRSVAFLQQQMEEVRKELDAATTQSERDRLQGMLTLLSEGITKTQITRSFDLGSTSVVIVSPAMAAVRVKPNKQMNIAVAFLLGLLAAVALAFALEFLDNTIKNPEDVARHLDLPVMGTIPSADSRARTYYGSD; encoded by the coding sequence TTGCCCAATCAAAACACCCCGGCCGGTATCGACGGGCAGGAAATAGACCTGCGCGTGTACATACAACTCCTGAAAAAGCGCCGCGCCCTGGTCGTCCTGCTCCCCCTGCTGGCGGCGCTTGTAAGCGCCATTTTGAGCTTCTTTGTGCTGAAGCCCGTCTACGAGGCCAAGACCGTCCTCCTGGTCACCCAGGCGGCGGACAAGCTGCAGACGACGACCCGGAGCAATGACCCGGACGATCTGCTCAATACCGTCTCCCGCATCCCCGTGCTGACCATGAACACCTACGTCGGCCAGGTCAAGAGCGACGAGCTGATGAGGCGGGTCATCGAGCAAATGGGCCTGGAGCCCTACGGTTTTACGCCCCGCAGTCTGGCTCAGCAGGTCAAGGCCTCGTCCGCCAAGGACTCCTACCTGCTCGAAGTGAGCGTCAGCAACCACGACCCGCAGCTGGCCGTGGACATCGCCAATACGCTGAGCAAGGAATTTATCGGGTCGATTACGGAGAGGAACCAGGAAGTGATGGACCGCTCCGTGGCGTTCCTGCAGCAGCAGATGGAGGAGGTGCGGAAGGAACTGGACGCCGCCACGACGCAGTCCGAGCGCGACCGCCTGCAGGGCATGCTGACGCTGTTGTCCGAGGGCATCACCAAGACGCAGATCACCCGTTCCTTCGACCTGGGCAGCACCAGCGTGGTGATCGTCTCACCGGCCATGGCGGCGGTCCGGGTCAAGCCCAACAAGCAGATGAACATAGCCGTGGCCTTTTTGCTGGGCCTGCTGGCCGCGGTGGCTCTGGCTTTCGCGCTGGAGTTCCTGGACAACACGATCAAAAACCCCGAGGACGTGGCCAGGCACCTGGACCTGCCCGTGATGGGGACGATCCCGTCCGCGGACAGCCGCGCCAGGACCTATTACGGCAGCGACTAA
- a CDS encoding polysaccharide biosynthesis protein, with product MLCDAAIINLAMAIPFVLRFYENDGVSQYLRSYISLAPWITITFIAIFYVFKLYNRIWAYASTGELFAVIQAVTLGSLAAIAISFFAHAPLPRSIVAMHWAFAILLMGGSRLLWRYAVEHLKTNGHKPSRRALIIGAGDGGAMVARELKGSKSSFIPVGFIDDDPMKRNVTVLGLPVLGTREQIPEVVARLKISLVVIAMPSVEASVVRDIVEICRGTKAELRILPGMYQIIDGQVSVNHLRPVQLEDLLRREPVRVDLKEIAGYLGGKTVLITGAGGSIGSELCRQVAAVGPRKLVLLGHGENSVHSIWLELEEKFPGVALAIEIADIRDKPRVEDVFQTHRPDVVFHAAAHKHVPLMELHPAEAVKTNVFGTRNLAQAAVRFGASGFLLISTDKAVNPSSVMGATKRMAELIIARENMAGITIFTAVRFGNVLGSSGSVAPLFKKQIARGGPVTVTHPEMKRYFMTIPEAVQLVIQAGAMARGGEVFVLDMGEPVKIVDMARDMIKLSGLEPDKDIQIKFTGVRPGEKLFEELLTAEEGSSATEHKRIFTVRPSLVDVEALESELVNLSRKGLQCTAEDIFNALGAIIPRFRSYRKVQAG from the coding sequence ATGCTCTGCGACGCCGCCATCATCAACCTGGCCATGGCCATCCCTTTCGTGCTGCGCTTTTACGAAAACGACGGCGTCAGCCAGTACCTGCGCTCCTATATAAGCCTCGCCCCATGGATAACAATAACCTTCATCGCCATATTCTACGTTTTCAAGCTCTACAACCGGATCTGGGCCTACGCCAGCACGGGCGAGCTGTTCGCGGTGATCCAGGCGGTCACGCTCGGCAGCCTGGCGGCCATCGCGATATCCTTCTTCGCCCACGCGCCGCTGCCGCGCAGCATCGTGGCCATGCACTGGGCCTTCGCCATATTGTTGATGGGGGGCTCCCGGCTGCTGTGGCGATACGCCGTGGAACACCTGAAAACCAACGGACACAAGCCGAGCCGGCGGGCCTTGATCATCGGCGCCGGCGACGGCGGGGCGATGGTGGCCAGGGAGCTGAAGGGCAGCAAGAGCAGCTTTATCCCGGTCGGCTTCATCGACGACGACCCCATGAAACGCAACGTCACCGTGCTGGGCCTGCCCGTGCTGGGCACGCGGGAGCAAATACCAGAGGTGGTAGCGCGGCTCAAGATCAGCCTGGTGGTCATCGCCATGCCCTCGGTGGAAGCTTCCGTCGTCCGGGATATCGTGGAGATCTGCCGCGGCACCAAGGCCGAGCTGAGGATATTGCCCGGCATGTACCAGATCATCGACGGCCAGGTCTCCGTGAACCACCTGCGGCCGGTGCAGCTGGAGGACCTGCTGCGCCGCGAGCCGGTGCGGGTGGACTTGAAGGAAATCGCGGGCTACCTGGGGGGCAAGACCGTCCTGATCACCGGCGCCGGAGGCTCCATCGGCTCCGAGCTGTGCCGCCAGGTGGCCGCCGTCGGCCCCAGAAAACTGGTGCTCCTGGGCCACGGTGAAAACAGCGTCCACAGCATCTGGCTGGAGCTGGAGGAGAAATTTCCCGGCGTCGCCCTGGCGATCGAGATAGCGGATATCAGGGACAAGCCCAGAGTCGAAGACGTATTCCAAACACACCGCCCCGACGTGGTCTTCCATGCCGCGGCGCACAAGCACGTGCCCCTGATGGAGCTGCACCCCGCCGAAGCGGTGAAGACAAATGTTTTCGGCACCCGCAACCTGGCGCAGGCAGCCGTCCGCTTTGGGGCGAGCGGGTTCCTCCTGATCTCCACCGACAAGGCGGTGAACCCGTCCAGCGTCATGGGCGCGACCAAGCGCATGGCCGAACTGATCATCGCCCGGGAAAATATGGCCGGCATAACAATATTCACCGCCGTGCGCTTCGGCAACGTGCTGGGCAGCAGCGGCAGCGTGGCGCCGCTTTTCAAGAAGCAGATCGCCAGGGGCGGCCCGGTCACCGTCACCCACCCCGAGATGAAGCGCTACTTCATGACCATACCCGAGGCCGTGCAGCTGGTGATCCAGGCCGGGGCCATGGCCAGGGGCGGGGAGGTCTTTGTCCTGGACATGGGCGAGCCGGTGAAGATCGTGGACATGGCCCGTGATATGATCAAGCTGTCGGGCCTGGAGCCCGACAAGGATATCCAAATCAAGTTCACCGGCGTACGGCCGGGAGAAAAGCTTTTTGAAGAACTGCTGACCGCCGAGGAAGGCTCCAGCGCCACCGAGCACAAGCGCATCTTTACCGTGCGGCCTTCACTCGTCGACGTGGAAGCGCTGGAGAGCGAGCTGGTCAACCTCTCCCGCAAGGGGCTGCAGTGCACCGCCGAGGACATCTTCAACGCGCTGGGGGCTATTATACCGAGGTTCAGGAGCTACAGGAAAGTGCAGGCTGGATAG